A genomic stretch from Solanum stenotomum isolate F172 chromosome 8, ASM1918654v1, whole genome shotgun sequence includes:
- the LOC125874619 gene encoding transcriptional corepressor SEUSS isoform X40 yields MVPTGPPNPIGGSQSVPSSLLRSNSGVMGGQGGSMPSPGGFPSMVSPRTMFGNMNMLGNAPNVSHQSFANGGPNAGLAGPGSSQRGPVDNGAETDPLSSVGNGMGFSAPSTSFMSSAMATNPNSSQVQGQQFPNPSGNHMLTDQQRSQQLDSQNVQHNQQLQQFSSPMNSQTQQHQHQFQSMRGGLAPVKMETQVTNDQTPQQLQALRNLAPVKMEPQQIQSMRGLAPVKVEQQQSDPSLFLHQQQQQQFLQMSRQSPQAAAAAQLLHQQRLMQFQHHHQLLKTSPQQRNPLQQQFQPQNLAVRPPVKPVYEPGMCARRLTHYMYQQQHRPEDNNIEFWRKFVAEYFAPNAKKKWCVSMYGSGRQTTGVFPQDVWHCEICSRKPGRGFEATAEVLPRLFKIKYESGTLEELLYVDMPREYQNSSGQIVLDYAKAIQESVFEQLRVVRDGQLRLVFSQPDLKIVSWEFCARRHEELIPRRLLIPQVSQLGAAAQKYQAATQNASSSASVSELQNNCNMFVASARQLAKALEVPLVNDLGYTKRYVRCLQISEVVNSMKDLIDYSRETGTGPMESLAKFPRRNGASAGVQGPVQSTEDQTQQPQQQQHQQQQQQHPQQQQQQQQHTHQTVSSSNHETTSQPGVPPLPLSNGMSNVHNSVNRVPATSSSGTVVGLLHQNSMNSRQQNPMNGGSSTYSGNTVQMPSPNSSSTMPQSQPNSSQFQSPTPSSSNNTPQASHSGLSSVQHMNSANSPKISMQQPAHSNDVDAHDSQSSVQKIIHEMMMSSQLGGGGMVGNGTIGNDIKNGHGMLATSNNSLLNGSNCLVRNGTANANSTGVGAGFGSMNNGLGQAAMVNGMRAALGNIPSSMNGLGGMTMARERNMSQQQQDLGNQLLSGLEAVNGFNNLQFDWKTSP; encoded by the exons GTGGTTTCCCTTCTATGGTTTCTCCTCGAACGATGTTTGGTAACATGAATATGCTAGGGAATGCTCCCAATGTTTCACATCAGTCCTTTGCAAATGGAGGTCCTAATGCAGGGCTGGCTGGACCAGGAAGTTCTCAGCGTGGTCCTGTTGATAATGGGGCCGAGACTGATCCACTTTCTAGTGTAGGAAATGGGATGGGTTTTAGTGCTCCTTCAACATCATTTATGTCATCAGCCATGGCGACAAATCCAAATAGCAGTCAAGTTCAAGGACAGCAGTTTCCTAACCCCTCCGGTAACCACATGTTGACTGACCAACAGCGATCCCAACAGCTTGATTCCCAGAATGTTCAACATAATCAACAGTTGCAGCAGTTTTCTTCCCCTATGAATTCCCAAACACAGCAACATCAGCATCAATTTCAATCCATGCGTGGTGGATTGGCACCTGTCAAAATGGAGACACAGGTGACTAATGATCAAACACCGCAGCAGTTGCAAGCTCTGAGAAACTTGGCACCTGTTAAAATGGAACCACAACAGATTCAAAGTATGAGAGGTCTTGCGCCTGTAAAAGTAGAACAACAACAATCAGATCCATCTTTATTTCTACATCAGCAACAACAGCAGCAGTTCCTTCAGATGTCCAGGCAATCCCCTCAAGCTGCTGCAGCTGCACAGCTTTTGCATCAGCAGAGGCTAATGCAGTTCCAGCATCATCATCAACTCTTGAAGACTTCCCCTCAACAACGTAACCCATTACAACAACAATTTCAACCTCAGAATCTTGCTGTCAGACCTCCTGTAAAGCCAGTATATGAGCCCGGGATGTGTGCTCGTCGGCTGACTCATTATATGTATCAGCAGCAACATAGACCCGAA GACAATAACATTGAGTTCTGGAGGAAATTTGTTGCCGAGTATTTCGCTCCCAATGCCAAGAAAAAATGGTGTGTCTCTATGTATGGAAGTGGTCGGCAGACTACTGGAGTTTTTCCTCAG GATGTGTGGCACTGCGAAATATGCAGCCGTAAGCCAGGCCGTGGGTTCG AAGCAACTGCTGAGGTCTTGCCCAGGCTTTTCAAGATAAAGTATGAAAGTGGCACTTTGGAAGAACTTCTCTATGTCGATATGCCCCGTGAATATCAGAATTCATCTGGGCAAATAGTCCTAGATTACGCAAAAGCGATTCAGGAGAGTGTCTTTGAGCAACTTCGTGTTGTCCGTGATGGTCAGCTTCGCCTAGTGTTTTCACAACCTGATTTGAAG ATAGTTTCTTGGGAATTTTGTGCACGACGTCATGAGGAGCTTATCCCCAGAAGATTGTTGATACCTCAG GTTAGTCAACTTGGTGCTGCAGCTCAAAAGTACCAGGCCGCCACCCAAAATGCCTCATCTAGTGCGTCTGTTTCTGAGTTGCAGAATAATTGCAATAT GTTTGTTGCTTCAGCTCGTCAATTAGCAAAAGCTTTGGAAGTTCCATTAGTAAATGATTTAGGATATACAAAGAGATATGTGAGATGCCTACAG ATATCGGAAGTGGTTAATAGCATGAAAGATTTGATCGACTATAGCAGGGAGACAGGAACCGGACCCATGG AGAGCTTGGCTAAGTTTCCTCGTAGGAACGGCGCTTCAGCTGGAGTACAAGGTCCAGTTCAATCAACTGAGGATCAGACTCAGCAGCCACAGCAGCAGCAACATcaacagcagcagcagcaacatCCACAGCAGCAACAACAGCAGCAGCAACATACACATCAAACAGTCAGTAGCTCTAACCATGAAACGACTTCACAGCCTGGTGTACCACCACTACCTTTGAGCAATGGTATGTCGAATGTACACAACTCTGTGAACCGAGTACCTGCTACTTCGTCTAGCGGTACTGTTGTTGGATTACTGCACCAAAATTCCATGAACTCCAGGCAACAAAATCCAATGAATGGTGGAAGTAGTACCTACTCGGGAAATACTGTCCAAATGCCTTCACCCAATTCTTCAAGTACAATGCCTCAGTCTCAACCCAACTCTTCTCAATTCCAATCTCCAACACCATCGTCATCCAACAATACACCACAAGCTTCACACAGTGGCTTATCATCAGTGCAACACATGAACTCTGCAAATTCCCCCAAAATATCAATGCAGCAACCAGCCCATTCAAATGACGTGGATGCTCATGACTCTCAGAGTTCTGTACAAAAGATTATACATGAAATGATGATGTCTTCACAGCTCGGTGGCGGTGGCATGGTAGGTAATGGTACTATTGGTAATGATATAAAAAATGGACATGGGATGTTGGCAACAAGTAATAATTCTCTTCTCAATGGAAGCAATTGCCTTGTTAGGAATGGGACAGCCAATGCTAACAGTACAGGTGTTGGTGCTGGATTTGGGAGTATGAACAATGGACTGGGCCAAGCTGCAATGGTTAATGGAATGCGAGCTGCATTGGGTAATATCCCTTCATCCATGAATGGGTTAGGGGGCATGACAATGGCGAGAGAACGCAACATGAGTCAACAGCAACAAGATCTGGGAAACCAACTGCTTAGTGGTCTAGAAGCAGTCAATGGTTTTAACAACCTTCAGTTTGACTGGAAAACATCTCCTTAA
- the LOC125874619 gene encoding transcriptional corepressor SEUSS isoform X43 produces MVPTGPPNPLGGSQSVPSSLLRTNSGVMGGQGGSMPSPGGFPSMVSPRTMFGNMNMLGNAPNVSHQSFANGGPNAGLAGPGSSQRGPVDNGAETDPLSSVGNGMGFSAPSTSFMSSAMATNPNSSQVQGQQFPNPSGNHMLTDQQRSQQLDSQNVQHNQQLQQFSSPMNSQTQQHQHQFQSMRGGLAPVKMETQVTNDQTPQQLQALRNLAPVKMEPQQIQSMRGLAPVKVEQQQSDPSLFLHQQQQQQFLQMSRQSPQAAAAAQLLHQQRLMQFQHHHQLLKTSPQQRNPLQQQFQPQNLAVRPPVKPVYEPGMCARRLTHYMYQQQHRPEDNNIEFWRKFVAEYFAPNAKKKWCVSMYGSGRQTTGVFPQDVWHCEICSRKPGRGFEATAEVLPRLFKIKYESGTLEELLYVDMPREYQNSSGQIVLDYAKAIQESVFEQLRVVRDGQLRLVFSQPDLKIVSWEFCARRHEELIPRRLLIPQVSQLGAAAQKYQAATQNASSSASVSELQNNCNMFVASARQLAKALEVPLVNDLGYTKRYVRCLQISEVVNSMKDLIDYSRETGTGPMESLAKFPRRNGASAGVQGPVQSTEDQTQQPQQQQHQQQQQQHPQQQQQQQQHTHQTVSSSNHETTSQPGVPPLPLSNGMSNVHNSVNRVPATSSSGTVVGLLHQNSMNSRQQNPMNGGSSTYSGNTVQMPSPNSSSTMPQSQPNSSQFQSPTPSSSNNTPQASHSGLSSVQHMNSANSPKISMQQPAHSNDVDAHDSQSSVQKIIHEMMMSSQLGGGGMVGNGTIGNDIKNGHGMLATSNNSLLNGSNCLVRNGTANANSTGVGAGFGSMNNGLGQAAMVNGMRAALGNIPSSMNGLGGMTMARERNMSQQQQDLGNQLLSGLEAVNGFNNLQFDWKTSP; encoded by the exons GTCCTAATGCAGGGCTGGCTGGACCAGGAAGTTCTCAGCGTGGTCCTGTTGATAATGGGGCCGAGACTGATCCACTTTCTAGTGTAGGAAATGGGATGGGTTTTAGTGCTCCTTCAACATCATTTATGTCATCAGCCATGGCGACAAATCCAAATAGCAGTCAAGTTCAAGGACAGCAGTTTCCTAACCCCTCCGGTAACCACATGTTGACTGACCAACAGCGATCCCAACAGCTTGATTCCCAGAATGTTCAACATAATCAACAGTTGCAGCAGTTTTCTTCCCCTATGAATTCCCAAACACAGCAACATCAGCATCAATTTCAATCCATGCGTGGTGGATTGGCACCTGTCAAAATGGAGACACAGGTGACTAATGATCAAACACCGCAGCAGTTGCAAGCTCTGAGAAACTTGGCACCTGTTAAAATGGAACCACAACAGATTCAAAGTATGAGAGGTCTTGCGCCTGTAAAAGTAGAACAACAACAATCAGATCCATCTTTATTTCTACATCAGCAACAACAGCAGCAGTTCCTTCAGATGTCCAGGCAATCCCCTCAAGCTGCTGCAGCTGCACAGCTTTTGCATCAGCAGAGGCTAATGCAGTTCCAGCATCATCATCAACTCTTGAAGACTTCCCCTCAACAACGTAACCCATTACAACAACAATTTCAACCTCAGAATCTTGCTGTCAGACCTCCTGTAAAGCCAGTATATGAGCCCGGGATGTGTGCTCGTCGGCTGACTCATTATATGTATCAGCAGCAACATAGACCCGAA GACAATAACATTGAGTTCTGGAGGAAATTTGTTGCCGAGTATTTCGCTCCCAATGCCAAGAAAAAATGGTGTGTCTCTATGTATGGAAGTGGTCGGCAGACTACTGGAGTTTTTCCTCAG GATGTGTGGCACTGCGAAATATGCAGCCGTAAGCCAGGCCGTGGGTTCG AAGCAACTGCTGAGGTCTTGCCCAGGCTTTTCAAGATAAAGTATGAAAGTGGCACTTTGGAAGAACTTCTCTATGTCGATATGCCCCGTGAATATCAGAATTCATCTGGGCAAATAGTCCTAGATTACGCAAAAGCGATTCAGGAGAGTGTCTTTGAGCAACTTCGTGTTGTCCGTGATGGTCAGCTTCGCCTAGTGTTTTCACAACCTGATTTGAAG ATAGTTTCTTGGGAATTTTGTGCACGACGTCATGAGGAGCTTATCCCCAGAAGATTGTTGATACCTCAG GTTAGTCAACTTGGTGCTGCAGCTCAAAAGTACCAGGCCGCCACCCAAAATGCCTCATCTAGTGCGTCTGTTTCTGAGTTGCAGAATAATTGCAATAT GTTTGTTGCTTCAGCTCGTCAATTAGCAAAAGCTTTGGAAGTTCCATTAGTAAATGATTTAGGATATACAAAGAGATATGTGAGATGCCTACAG ATATCGGAAGTGGTTAATAGCATGAAAGATTTGATCGACTATAGCAGGGAGACAGGAACCGGACCCATGG AGAGCTTGGCTAAGTTTCCTCGTAGGAACGGCGCTTCAGCTGGAGTACAAGGTCCAGTTCAATCAACTGAGGATCAGACTCAGCAGCCACAGCAGCAGCAACATcaacagcagcagcagcaacatCCACAGCAGCAACAACAGCAGCAGCAACATACACATCAAACAGTCAGTAGCTCTAACCATGAAACGACTTCACAGCCTGGTGTACCACCACTACCTTTGAGCAATGGTATGTCGAATGTACACAACTCTGTGAACCGAGTACCTGCTACTTCGTCTAGCGGTACTGTTGTTGGATTACTGCACCAAAATTCCATGAACTCCAGGCAACAAAATCCAATGAATGGTGGAAGTAGTACCTACTCGGGAAATACTGTCCAAATGCCTTCACCCAATTCTTCAAGTACAATGCCTCAGTCTCAACCCAACTCTTCTCAATTCCAATCTCCAACACCATCGTCATCCAACAATACACCACAAGCTTCACACAGTGGCTTATCATCAGTGCAACACATGAACTCTGCAAATTCCCCCAAAATATCAATGCAGCAACCAGCCCATTCAAATGACGTGGATGCTCATGACTCTCAGAGTTCTGTACAAAAGATTATACATGAAATGATGATGTCTTCACAGCTCGGTGGCGGTGGCATGGTAGGTAATGGTACTATTGGTAATGATATAAAAAATGGACATGGGATGTTGGCAACAAGTAATAATTCTCTTCTCAATGGAAGCAATTGCCTTGTTAGGAATGGGACAGCCAATGCTAACAGTACAGGTGTTGGTGCTGGATTTGGGAGTATGAACAATGGACTGGGCCAAGCTGCAATGGTTAATGGAATGCGAGCTGCATTGGGTAATATCCCTTCATCCATGAATGGGTTAGGGGGCATGACAATGGCGAGAGAACGCAACATGAGTCAACAGCAACAAGATCTGGGAAACCAACTGCTTAGTGGTCTAGAAGCAGTCAATGGTTTTAACAACCTTCAGTTTGACTGGAAAACATCTCCTTAA
- the LOC125874619 gene encoding transcriptional corepressor SEUSS isoform X41 — MVPTGPPNPIGGSQSVPSSLLRSNSGVMGGQGGSMPSPGGFPSMVSPRTMFGNMNMLGNAPNVSHQSFANGGPNAGLAGPGSSQRGPVDNGAETDPLSSVGNGMGFSAPSTSFMSSAMATNPNSSQVQGQQFPNPSGNHMLTDQQRSQQLDSQNVQHNQQLQQFSSPMNSQTQQHQHQFQSMRGGLAPVKMETQVTNDQTPQQLQALRNLAPVKMEPQQIQSMRGLAPVKVEQQQSDPSLFLHQQQQQQFLQMSRQSPQAAAAAQLLHQQRLMQFQHHHQLLKTSPQQRNPLQQQFQPQNLAVRPPVKPVYEPGMCARRLTHYMYQQQHRPEDNNIEFWRKFVAEYFAPNAKKKWCVSMYGSGRQTTGVFPQDVWHCEICSRKPGRGFEATAEVLPRLFKIKYESGTLEELLYVDMPREYQNSSGQIVLDYAKAIQESVFEQLRVVRDGQLRLVFSQPDLKIVSWEFCARRHEELIPRRLLIPQVSQLGAAAQKYQAATQNASSSASVSELQNNCNMFVASARQLAKALEVPLVNDLGYTKRYVRCLQISEVVNSMKDLIDYSRETGTGPMESLAKFPRRNGASAGVQGPVQSTEDQTQQPQQQQHQQQQQQHPQQQQQQQQHTHQTVSSSNHETTSQPGVPPLPLSNGMSNVHNSVNRVPATSSSGTVVGLLHQNSMNSRQQNPMNGGSSTYSGNTVQMPSPNSSSTMPQSQPNSSQFQSPTPSSSNNTPQASHSGLSSVQHMNSANSPKISMQQPAHSNDVDAHDSQSSVQKIIHEMMMSSQLGGGGMVGNGTIGNDIKNGHGMLATSNNSLLNGSNCLVRNGTANANSTGVGAGFGSMNNGLGQAAMVNGMRAALGNIPSSMNGLGGMTMARERNMSQQQQDLGNQLLSGLEAVNGFNNLQFDWKTSP; from the exons GTCCTAATGCAGGGCTGGCTGGACCAGGAAGTTCTCAGCGTGGTCCTGTTGATAATGGGGCCGAGACTGATCCACTTTCTAGTGTAGGAAATGGGATGGGTTTTAGTGCTCCTTCAACATCATTTATGTCATCAGCCATGGCGACAAATCCAAATAGCAGTCAAGTTCAAGGACAGCAGTTTCCTAACCCCTCCGGTAACCACATGTTGACTGACCAACAGCGATCCCAACAGCTTGATTCCCAGAATGTTCAACATAATCAACAGTTGCAGCAGTTTTCTTCCCCTATGAATTCCCAAACACAGCAACATCAGCATCAATTTCAATCCATGCGTGGTGGATTGGCACCTGTCAAAATGGAGACACAGGTGACTAATGATCAAACACCGCAGCAGTTGCAAGCTCTGAGAAACTTGGCACCTGTTAAAATGGAACCACAACAGATTCAAAGTATGAGAGGTCTTGCGCCTGTAAAAGTAGAACAACAACAATCAGATCCATCTTTATTTCTACATCAGCAACAACAGCAGCAGTTCCTTCAGATGTCCAGGCAATCCCCTCAAGCTGCTGCAGCTGCACAGCTTTTGCATCAGCAGAGGCTAATGCAGTTCCAGCATCATCATCAACTCTTGAAGACTTCCCCTCAACAACGTAACCCATTACAACAACAATTTCAACCTCAGAATCTTGCTGTCAGACCTCCTGTAAAGCCAGTATATGAGCCCGGGATGTGTGCTCGTCGGCTGACTCATTATATGTATCAGCAGCAACATAGACCCGAA GACAATAACATTGAGTTCTGGAGGAAATTTGTTGCCGAGTATTTCGCTCCCAATGCCAAGAAAAAATGGTGTGTCTCTATGTATGGAAGTGGTCGGCAGACTACTGGAGTTTTTCCTCAG GATGTGTGGCACTGCGAAATATGCAGCCGTAAGCCAGGCCGTGGGTTCG AAGCAACTGCTGAGGTCTTGCCCAGGCTTTTCAAGATAAAGTATGAAAGTGGCACTTTGGAAGAACTTCTCTATGTCGATATGCCCCGTGAATATCAGAATTCATCTGGGCAAATAGTCCTAGATTACGCAAAAGCGATTCAGGAGAGTGTCTTTGAGCAACTTCGTGTTGTCCGTGATGGTCAGCTTCGCCTAGTGTTTTCACAACCTGATTTGAAG ATAGTTTCTTGGGAATTTTGTGCACGACGTCATGAGGAGCTTATCCCCAGAAGATTGTTGATACCTCAG GTTAGTCAACTTGGTGCTGCAGCTCAAAAGTACCAGGCCGCCACCCAAAATGCCTCATCTAGTGCGTCTGTTTCTGAGTTGCAGAATAATTGCAATAT GTTTGTTGCTTCAGCTCGTCAATTAGCAAAAGCTTTGGAAGTTCCATTAGTAAATGATTTAGGATATACAAAGAGATATGTGAGATGCCTACAG ATATCGGAAGTGGTTAATAGCATGAAAGATTTGATCGACTATAGCAGGGAGACAGGAACCGGACCCATGG AGAGCTTGGCTAAGTTTCCTCGTAGGAACGGCGCTTCAGCTGGAGTACAAGGTCCAGTTCAATCAACTGAGGATCAGACTCAGCAGCCACAGCAGCAGCAACATcaacagcagcagcagcaacatCCACAGCAGCAACAACAGCAGCAGCAACATACACATCAAACAGTCAGTAGCTCTAACCATGAAACGACTTCACAGCCTGGTGTACCACCACTACCTTTGAGCAATGGTATGTCGAATGTACACAACTCTGTGAACCGAGTACCTGCTACTTCGTCTAGCGGTACTGTTGTTGGATTACTGCACCAAAATTCCATGAACTCCAGGCAACAAAATCCAATGAATGGTGGAAGTAGTACCTACTCGGGAAATACTGTCCAAATGCCTTCACCCAATTCTTCAAGTACAATGCCTCAGTCTCAACCCAACTCTTCTCAATTCCAATCTCCAACACCATCGTCATCCAACAATACACCACAAGCTTCACACAGTGGCTTATCATCAGTGCAACACATGAACTCTGCAAATTCCCCCAAAATATCAATGCAGCAACCAGCCCATTCAAATGACGTGGATGCTCATGACTCTCAGAGTTCTGTACAAAAGATTATACATGAAATGATGATGTCTTCACAGCTCGGTGGCGGTGGCATGGTAGGTAATGGTACTATTGGTAATGATATAAAAAATGGACATGGGATGTTGGCAACAAGTAATAATTCTCTTCTCAATGGAAGCAATTGCCTTGTTAGGAATGGGACAGCCAATGCTAACAGTACAGGTGTTGGTGCTGGATTTGGGAGTATGAACAATGGACTGGGCCAAGCTGCAATGGTTAATGGAATGCGAGCTGCATTGGGTAATATCCCTTCATCCATGAATGGGTTAGGGGGCATGACAATGGCGAGAGAACGCAACATGAGTCAACAGCAACAAGATCTGGGAAACCAACTGCTTAGTGGTCTAGAAGCAGTCAATGGTTTTAACAACCTTCAGTTTGACTGGAAAACATCTCCTTAA
- the LOC125874619 gene encoding transcriptional corepressor SEUSS isoform X42 → MVPTGPPNPIGGSQSVPSSLLRTNSGVMGGQGGSMPSPGGFPSMVSPRTMFGNMNMLGNAPNVSHQSFANGGPNAGLAGPGSSQRGPVDNGAETDPLSSVGNGMGFSAPSTSFMSSAMATNPNSSQVQGQQFPNPSGNHMLTDQQRSQQLDSQNVQHNQQLQQFSSPMNSQTQQHQHQFQSMRGGLAPVKMETQVTNDQTPQQLQALRNLAPVKMEPQQIQSMRGLAPVKVEQQQSDPSLFLHQQQQQQFLQMSRQSPQAAAAAQLLHQQRLMQFQHHHQLLKTSPQQRNPLQQQFQPQNLAVRPPVKPVYEPGMCARRLTHYMYQQQHRPEDNNIEFWRKFVAEYFAPNAKKKWCVSMYGSGRQTTGVFPQDVWHCEICSRKPGRGFEATAEVLPRLFKIKYESGTLEELLYVDMPREYQNSSGQIVLDYAKAIQESVFEQLRVVRDGQLRLVFSQPDLKIVSWEFCARRHEELIPRRLLIPQVSQLGAAAQKYQAATQNASSSASVSELQNNCNMFVASARQLAKALEVPLVNDLGYTKRYVRCLQISEVVNSMKDLIDYSRETGTGPMESLAKFPRRNGASAGVQGPVQSTEDQTQQPQQQQHQQQQQQHPQQQQQQQQHTHQTVSSSNHETTSQPGVPPLPLSNGMSNVHNSVNRVPATSSSGTVVGLLHQNSMNSRQQNPMNGGSSTYSGNTVQMPSPNSSSTMPQSQPNSSQFQSPTPSSSNNTPQASHSGLSSVQHMNSANSPKISMQQPAHSNDVDAHDSQSSVQKIIHEMMMSSQLGGGGMVGNGTIGNDIKNGHGMLATSNNSLLNGSNCLVRNGTANANSTGVGAGFGSMNNGLGQAAMVNGMRAALGNIPSSMNGLGGMTMARERNMSQQQQDLGNQLLSGLEAVNGFNNLQFDWKTSP, encoded by the exons GTCCTAATGCAGGGCTGGCTGGACCAGGAAGTTCTCAGCGTGGTCCTGTTGATAATGGGGCCGAGACTGATCCACTTTCTAGTGTAGGAAATGGGATGGGTTTTAGTGCTCCTTCAACATCATTTATGTCATCAGCCATGGCGACAAATCCAAATAGCAGTCAAGTTCAAGGACAGCAGTTTCCTAACCCCTCCGGTAACCACATGTTGACTGACCAACAGCGATCCCAACAGCTTGATTCCCAGAATGTTCAACATAATCAACAGTTGCAGCAGTTTTCTTCCCCTATGAATTCCCAAACACAGCAACATCAGCATCAATTTCAATCCATGCGTGGTGGATTGGCACCTGTCAAAATGGAGACACAGGTGACTAATGATCAAACACCGCAGCAGTTGCAAGCTCTGAGAAACTTGGCACCTGTTAAAATGGAACCACAACAGATTCAAAGTATGAGAGGTCTTGCGCCTGTAAAAGTAGAACAACAACAATCAGATCCATCTTTATTTCTACATCAGCAACAACAGCAGCAGTTCCTTCAGATGTCCAGGCAATCCCCTCAAGCTGCTGCAGCTGCACAGCTTTTGCATCAGCAGAGGCTAATGCAGTTCCAGCATCATCATCAACTCTTGAAGACTTCCCCTCAACAACGTAACCCATTACAACAACAATTTCAACCTCAGAATCTTGCTGTCAGACCTCCTGTAAAGCCAGTATATGAGCCCGGGATGTGTGCTCGTCGGCTGACTCATTATATGTATCAGCAGCAACATAGACCCGAA GACAATAACATTGAGTTCTGGAGGAAATTTGTTGCCGAGTATTTCGCTCCCAATGCCAAGAAAAAATGGTGTGTCTCTATGTATGGAAGTGGTCGGCAGACTACTGGAGTTTTTCCTCAG GATGTGTGGCACTGCGAAATATGCAGCCGTAAGCCAGGCCGTGGGTTCG AAGCAACTGCTGAGGTCTTGCCCAGGCTTTTCAAGATAAAGTATGAAAGTGGCACTTTGGAAGAACTTCTCTATGTCGATATGCCCCGTGAATATCAGAATTCATCTGGGCAAATAGTCCTAGATTACGCAAAAGCGATTCAGGAGAGTGTCTTTGAGCAACTTCGTGTTGTCCGTGATGGTCAGCTTCGCCTAGTGTTTTCACAACCTGATTTGAAG ATAGTTTCTTGGGAATTTTGTGCACGACGTCATGAGGAGCTTATCCCCAGAAGATTGTTGATACCTCAG GTTAGTCAACTTGGTGCTGCAGCTCAAAAGTACCAGGCCGCCACCCAAAATGCCTCATCTAGTGCGTCTGTTTCTGAGTTGCAGAATAATTGCAATAT GTTTGTTGCTTCAGCTCGTCAATTAGCAAAAGCTTTGGAAGTTCCATTAGTAAATGATTTAGGATATACAAAGAGATATGTGAGATGCCTACAG ATATCGGAAGTGGTTAATAGCATGAAAGATTTGATCGACTATAGCAGGGAGACAGGAACCGGACCCATGG AGAGCTTGGCTAAGTTTCCTCGTAGGAACGGCGCTTCAGCTGGAGTACAAGGTCCAGTTCAATCAACTGAGGATCAGACTCAGCAGCCACAGCAGCAGCAACATcaacagcagcagcagcaacatCCACAGCAGCAACAACAGCAGCAGCAACATACACATCAAACAGTCAGTAGCTCTAACCATGAAACGACTTCACAGCCTGGTGTACCACCACTACCTTTGAGCAATGGTATGTCGAATGTACACAACTCTGTGAACCGAGTACCTGCTACTTCGTCTAGCGGTACTGTTGTTGGATTACTGCACCAAAATTCCATGAACTCCAGGCAACAAAATCCAATGAATGGTGGAAGTAGTACCTACTCGGGAAATACTGTCCAAATGCCTTCACCCAATTCTTCAAGTACAATGCCTCAGTCTCAACCCAACTCTTCTCAATTCCAATCTCCAACACCATCGTCATCCAACAATACACCACAAGCTTCACACAGTGGCTTATCATCAGTGCAACACATGAACTCTGCAAATTCCCCCAAAATATCAATGCAGCAACCAGCCCATTCAAATGACGTGGATGCTCATGACTCTCAGAGTTCTGTACAAAAGATTATACATGAAATGATGATGTCTTCACAGCTCGGTGGCGGTGGCATGGTAGGTAATGGTACTATTGGTAATGATATAAAAAATGGACATGGGATGTTGGCAACAAGTAATAATTCTCTTCTCAATGGAAGCAATTGCCTTGTTAGGAATGGGACAGCCAATGCTAACAGTACAGGTGTTGGTGCTGGATTTGGGAGTATGAACAATGGACTGGGCCAAGCTGCAATGGTTAATGGAATGCGAGCTGCATTGGGTAATATCCCTTCATCCATGAATGGGTTAGGGGGCATGACAATGGCGAGAGAACGCAACATGAGTCAACAGCAACAAGATCTGGGAAACCAACTGCTTAGTGGTCTAGAAGCAGTCAATGGTTTTAACAACCTTCAGTTTGACTGGAAAACATCTCCTTAA